One Hydrogenophaga crassostreae genomic region harbors:
- a CDS encoding bifunctional acetate--CoA ligase family protein/GNAT family N-acetyltransferase produces MSIRNLDALFSPTSIAVFGASNRPGSVGATVWRNLSADYTGKLYPVNPKHANLDGVKTYARVGTLPIAPELAVICTPPATVAPMIAQLGARGTRAAIVITAGLDKAQKQAMLDAARPHMLRILGPNCIGMLAPHLGLNASFSHIGAIPGELAFVSQSGALVTAMLDWAGSRGIGFSHFVSLGEHADVDFGDMLDFLGSDPKTRAILLYIESVEESPKFMSAARAAARNKPVIVVKAGRSAAGQAAAASHTGALAGSDAVFDAAIARAGMLRVNSLQDLFLAAETLSRFRDGPSGGLIVLTNGGGAGVMAADAAASEGVPLTPLSPEVLAKLNAVLPPNWSHSNPVDIIGDAPGDRYVNALEALKGEADSAVLFIQAPTAIVPSTEIANALLSSVTQQPRRVLGSWLGEGAVKEARQIFRNAGVPDYDTPEEAVRAFAMLRTYRQHQIELLQTPPARSAKRPVDMPRIRAIVDAVIGSGRELLTEPEAKDLLDAAGLPVVATRVVKAAPGEAIVAAKELGYPVALKILSHAISHKSDVGGVRLNIANEAELKEACAAMLERVRELRPDADVQGFTVQRMIKLKHAHELIIGASVDPVFGPIILFGQGGTAVEVLADRALALPPLNTPLALAQIERTRIAKLLHGYRDEPAADIDGIAQVLVCVSQLLADVPEIAELDINPLLANHEGAVALDARVRVSAQCPAGAKHFAIQPYPQALVETWPMKGKPVTLRPIRPEDEPQHRTFLEALDPEDIRLRIFYSRRSIEHSELARLTQIDYAREMAFIATRHIEGDGEETLGAVRATIDPDNIDAEFGVIVRSDTKGSGLGTKLMEKLIAYLRERGTQRIVGTVLRENKGMLELARRLGFQEGANPSDPDDHTIRFVSLALQHQT; encoded by the coding sequence ATGAGCATTCGCAACCTAGACGCCCTTTTCTCTCCCACGTCGATCGCTGTTTTCGGCGCTTCCAACCGCCCGGGCAGCGTGGGCGCCACGGTCTGGCGCAATTTGAGTGCGGACTACACCGGCAAGCTGTATCCGGTGAACCCGAAACATGCCAACCTGGACGGTGTAAAAACCTATGCCCGCGTCGGCACATTGCCCATCGCACCGGAGCTGGCCGTGATCTGCACACCACCGGCCACGGTGGCGCCCATGATTGCGCAGCTGGGCGCTCGCGGCACCCGCGCGGCCATCGTCATCACAGCCGGTCTCGACAAGGCCCAGAAACAGGCCATGCTCGACGCAGCGCGACCCCACATGCTGCGCATCCTCGGCCCCAACTGCATCGGCATGCTGGCGCCACACCTCGGTCTCAACGCCAGCTTTTCCCACATCGGTGCCATTCCCGGCGAACTTGCGTTCGTTTCGCAATCGGGCGCGCTGGTCACCGCCATGCTCGACTGGGCTGGTTCGCGCGGCATCGGGTTTTCGCATTTCGTTTCGCTTGGCGAACACGCCGATGTGGACTTTGGCGACATGCTCGATTTCCTCGGCAGCGACCCCAAAACCCGCGCCATCCTGCTCTACATCGAAAGCGTGGAAGAGAGCCCCAAATTCATGTCGGCCGCGCGCGCCGCAGCGCGCAACAAGCCAGTGATCGTGGTCAAGGCCGGGCGCTCTGCCGCCGGCCAGGCCGCTGCAGCGTCGCACACCGGTGCGCTGGCCGGATCGGACGCCGTGTTCGACGCGGCCATCGCCCGCGCGGGCATGTTGCGCGTGAACTCGCTGCAAGACCTGTTCCTTGCCGCCGAAACCTTGTCGCGCTTCCGCGATGGCCCATCCGGCGGCCTGATCGTGCTCACCAACGGCGGTGGCGCCGGCGTGATGGCGGCCGACGCAGCGGCCAGCGAAGGTGTGCCGCTCACGCCTTTGAGCCCCGAAGTGCTGGCGAAACTCAATGCGGTGCTGCCGCCCAACTGGTCACACAGCAACCCGGTGGACATCATTGGCGATGCCCCTGGGGATCGCTATGTGAACGCACTGGAGGCCCTGAAAGGAGAGGCCGACAGCGCCGTGCTTTTCATACAGGCGCCGACCGCCATCGTGCCCAGCACAGAGATTGCCAACGCACTGCTGTCTTCGGTCACGCAACAGCCACGCCGCGTGCTGGGCAGCTGGCTGGGTGAAGGCGCAGTGAAAGAGGCGCGGCAAATTTTTCGCAATGCAGGCGTGCCCGACTACGACACACCGGAAGAAGCCGTGCGCGCATTTGCGATGCTGCGCACCTACCGGCAGCACCAGATCGAGCTGCTGCAAACGCCTCCTGCGCGCAGCGCCAAACGCCCGGTTGACATGCCACGCATCCGGGCCATCGTCGATGCCGTGATCGGCAGCGGGCGCGAATTGCTCACCGAGCCTGAAGCCAAGGATCTGCTGGACGCGGCAGGTCTGCCGGTGGTGGCCACGCGCGTGGTCAAGGCCGCGCCTGGCGAAGCCATCGTTGCCGCCAAAGAACTGGGCTACCCGGTGGCACTGAAAATTCTGTCGCACGCCATCAGCCACAAGTCCGATGTGGGCGGCGTGCGCCTCAACATCGCCAACGAAGCCGAGTTGAAAGAAGCCTGCGCCGCCATGCTGGAACGCGTGCGCGAATTGCGGCCCGACGCCGATGTGCAGGGTTTCACCGTGCAGCGCATGATCAAACTCAAACATGCCCACGAACTCATCATCGGCGCCAGTGTCGACCCGGTGTTCGGCCCCATCATCCTGTTTGGCCAGGGCGGCACCGCCGTTGAGGTGCTGGCCGACCGCGCGCTGGCGCTTCCACCACTCAACACCCCGCTGGCCCTGGCACAGATCGAGCGCACCCGCATCGCCAAGCTGCTGCACGGCTACCGCGACGAGCCCGCCGCCGATATCGATGGCATCGCACAGGTGCTGGTCTGCGTCTCGCAGCTGCTGGCCGATGTACCCGAGATTGCCGAGCTCGACATCAACCCTCTGCTCGCCAACCACGAAGGTGCGGTGGCGCTGGACGCTCGGGTGCGCGTCTCGGCGCAGTGCCCGGCGGGCGCGAAGCACTTCGCCATCCAGCCCTACCCGCAAGCGCTGGTGGAGACATGGCCCATGAAGGGCAAACCGGTCACGCTGCGGCCCATCCGTCCCGAAGACGAGCCGCAACACCGAACTTTTCTGGAAGCACTGGACCCCGAAGACATCCGACTGCGCATCTTCTACAGCCGGCGCAGCATCGAGCACAGCGAACTCGCCCGCCTGACCCAGATCGATTACGCCCGTGAAATGGCCTTCATCGCCACCCGCCATATCGAAGGCGACGGGGAAGAGACCCTGGGCGCCGTGCGCGCCACCATCGACCCCGACAACATCGATGCCGAATTCGGTGTCATCGTGCGCTCCGACACCAAGGGCAGCGGCCTGGGTACCAAGCTGATGGAAAAGCTGATCGCCTACCTGCGCGAACGGGGCACGCAACGCATCGTGGGCACGGTCTTGCGGGAAAACAAGGGCATGCTGGAACTTGCCAGGCGCCTGGGCTTCCAAGAAGGTGCCAATCCCAGCGATCCTGACGACCACACCATCCGCTTCGTGTCCCTGGCCCTGCAGCATCAGACGTAG
- a CDS encoding DUF502 domain-containing protein produces MNRIYQYFFRGLITFLPLALTVYVLYLFVAWIERSAMTMIRPLIGDYYLPGFGIALGAVMILVLGFLVSLPVTSRLLSWVELPFTNLPVVKSIYSSLKNFADYFSPHDQDSQQVVLLNMPGHELGIVGLVTRNSLHGLPRGLGDLNDRVAVYLPMGYMIGGYTVFVPRQWTTPIDMSVEEAMRSALIAFMASNKAEKTS; encoded by the coding sequence ATGAATCGCATTTACCAATATTTCTTCCGCGGCCTGATCACCTTTCTGCCATTGGCGCTCACGGTCTATGTGTTGTACCTGTTTGTGGCCTGGATCGAGCGCAGCGCCATGACCATGATTCGGCCGCTGATTGGCGACTATTACCTGCCCGGCTTCGGCATCGCGCTGGGCGCCGTGATGATTCTGGTGCTGGGGTTTCTGGTTTCGTTGCCGGTCACCTCGCGCCTGCTGTCCTGGGTCGAGCTGCCCTTCACCAACCTGCCGGTGGTGAAGAGCATTTATTCCTCGTTGAAAAATTTTGCCGACTACTTCTCGCCACATGACCAGGATTCGCAACAAGTGGTGTTGCTCAACATGCCCGGCCACGAGCTCGGCATCGTGGGCCTCGTCACGCGCAATTCGCTGCATGGCCTGCCTCGTGGCCTGGGTGACCTGAACGACCGCGTCGCCGTGTACCTGCCCATGGGGTACATGATCGGCGGCTACACCGTCTTCGTCCCGCGCCAGTGGACCACCCCCATCGACATGTCGGTTGAAGAGGCGATGCGCTCCGCCTTGATCGCCTTCATGGCATCCAACAAGGCTGAAAAGACCTCATGA
- the rsmI gene encoding 16S rRNA (cytidine(1402)-2'-O)-methyltransferase has protein sequence MSASPPSLLIAAREAAAHQHYPQGALYMVATPIGNLADIGLRALHVMSLADTVACEDTRHTAGLLQGYGLHKPLLAVHEHNEAEAALTVVQRLQEGQRVVYVSDAGTPGVSDPGARLAQAVVAAGLRCVPLPGPSSITALLSVAGQAGWDGQFVFRGFLSPKATERQRDVQALGAEARATVLLEAPHRIEALAKDMALLGERTLTVGRELTKQFEEVAQMPANGFTAWLQASAHRTRGEFVLMVHPESSDGPREGLPADSLRVLDLLLVEMPMKSAVRLCAEITGQARNALYDAALARKKAGESGESDSD, from the coding sequence TTGTCTGCCAGCCCCCCATCTTTGTTGATCGCCGCACGCGAAGCGGCAGCCCACCAGCATTATCCGCAGGGCGCGCTGTACATGGTGGCCACACCCATTGGCAACCTGGCCGATATCGGGCTGCGCGCGCTGCATGTGATGTCGCTGGCCGATACCGTGGCCTGCGAAGACACCCGCCACACCGCGGGTCTGCTTCAAGGTTACGGACTTCACAAACCGTTGCTGGCTGTGCATGAACACAACGAGGCCGAAGCGGCTTTGACCGTGGTGCAGCGTTTGCAAGAAGGACAGCGGGTGGTCTATGTAAGCGACGCGGGCACGCCTGGCGTGAGCGACCCGGGCGCGCGCCTGGCCCAGGCGGTGGTGGCTGCCGGACTGCGCTGCGTGCCCTTGCCAGGCCCCAGCAGCATCACGGCCCTGCTCAGCGTGGCGGGGCAAGCGGGCTGGGACGGACAGTTCGTGTTTCGTGGGTTTTTGTCTCCCAAGGCCACCGAACGGCAACGCGATGTTCAGGCGCTGGGCGCTGAAGCCCGTGCCACGGTGCTGCTGGAAGCGCCGCACCGCATCGAAGCCCTGGCCAAAGACATGGCCCTGCTGGGCGAACGAACGCTCACCGTTGGCCGGGAGTTGACCAAGCAGTTTGAAGAAGTGGCCCAGATGCCGGCCAACGGCTTTACCGCCTGGTTGCAGGCGAGCGCTCACCGCACGCGCGGCGAGTTCGTGCTCATGGTGCACCCTGAGAGCAGCGATGGCCCGAGGGAAGGCTTGCCCGCCGACAGCTTGCGGGTACTGGATTTGCTGTTGGTTGAAATGCCCATGAAATCAGCGGTGCGCTTGTGCGCCGAGATCACTGGGCAGGCGCGCAATGCGCTGTATGACGCGGCACTCGCGCGGAAAAAAGCCGGGGAATCCGGGGAAAGCGATTCGGACTGA
- a CDS encoding YraN family protein, which produces MWFSRKKQAGDTPEPGAVITTKSRGDMAEATALEHLQGQGLKLVRRNFKTPGRGGGEVDLIMRAADGTLVFVEVRQRSAHSRGGAGGSITPIKQQRIVLAARHFLLQLGSTPPCRFDVVLIDGPLSSQPKQPRAQIEWLRAAFDATDVS; this is translated from the coding sequence ATGTGGTTTTCCAGAAAAAAACAGGCAGGCGACACACCCGAACCCGGGGCCGTGATCACGACCAAGTCGCGTGGTGATATGGCCGAGGCAACCGCCTTGGAACACCTGCAAGGTCAAGGCCTCAAGCTGGTTCGACGCAATTTCAAGACGCCCGGACGGGGTGGCGGCGAGGTGGATTTGATTATGCGCGCCGCGGATGGCACGCTGGTATTTGTCGAGGTCCGCCAGCGCTCCGCCCATTCACGCGGCGGGGCTGGTGGAAGCATCACACCGATCAAGCAACAGCGCATCGTTCTGGCTGCACGGCACTTTTTGCTGCAACTTGGATCTACCCCACCTTGTCGGTTCGATGTGGTCTTGATTGATGGCCCGTTGTCGTCGCAGCCCAAACAGCCTCGGGCCCAGATCGAATGGTTGCGCGCCGCATTTGATGCAACCGACGTTTCGTGA
- a CDS encoding SIS domain-containing protein, translated as MLLQRIQQQFIDSADLKYQCAQALAPEVEAATNAVLAGVTGGGKVLSCGNGACAAAAQQFAAGFVGRYERERPELAAFSLAADAAVITGIANDFDFRTVYARQVRALGQAGDVLLVISITGNSANVLAAVDAAHERDMTVVALSGGRGGRLAQMLRDTDVSVCVPSEVSARILEVHQLVLHCICDGVDAQLLGLPDSLNLEQENPA; from the coding sequence ATGCTTTTGCAACGTATCCAGCAGCAGTTCATCGACAGTGCCGATCTCAAATACCAATGCGCTCAGGCTTTGGCGCCTGAAGTGGAGGCCGCGACAAACGCGGTGCTCGCTGGCGTCACAGGTGGCGGAAAGGTATTGAGCTGTGGCAATGGAGCGTGCGCCGCTGCCGCACAGCAGTTTGCGGCGGGTTTTGTGGGGCGCTACGAACGGGAGCGCCCGGAACTGGCCGCCTTCTCGCTGGCCGCCGATGCGGCGGTCATCACTGGCATTGCCAACGATTTTGATTTTCGCACCGTGTATGCGCGGCAGGTGCGGGCACTAGGGCAGGCCGGAGATGTGCTCCTGGTGATTTCCATTACCGGTAATTCGGCGAATGTGCTGGCGGCGGTGGATGCCGCCCACGAGCGTGATATGACCGTGGTGGCCCTGTCGGGCGGGCGCGGTGGTCGTTTGGCGCAGATGCTGCGGGACACCGATGTGAGCGTGTGCGTGCCCAGCGAGGTGAGCGCCCGAATTCTGGAAGTGCATCAATTGGTGTTGCACTGCATTTGCGATGGCGTGGACGCCCAGCTGCTGGGTCTGCCCGATTCATTGAACCTTGAACAGGAGAACCCTGCATGA
- a CDS encoding BON domain-containing protein, whose protein sequence is MTKNNRFLTPARLMVGALCLASLSACTTLVVGGALTGAMVAVDRRSSGAQLDDQGIELRGSNRLRDQMGNRARVSVTSYNRHVLLTGEAASEAAKAEAGEILKSMDNVGPIYNELGVTNSPSFTEKASDSLLTGRVKAGLVEIRELSTNAFKVVSERGTVYLMGRVTQKEADMATEVARTTKGAMRVVRVMEILSEEELARLPVAR, encoded by the coding sequence ATGACGAAGAACAACCGCTTTTTAACGCCCGCCCGCTTGATGGTGGGTGCCCTGTGTCTGGCCAGCTTGTCGGCTTGTACGACCTTGGTGGTCGGTGGCGCGCTGACCGGTGCCATGGTGGCCGTCGACCGACGCAGTTCGGGCGCCCAGCTGGATGACCAGGGCATTGAATTGCGCGGATCCAACCGCCTTCGAGACCAGATGGGCAACCGTGCCCGAGTGAGCGTGACCAGCTACAACCGCCACGTTTTGCTCACCGGCGAAGCCGCCAGTGAAGCCGCCAAGGCGGAGGCCGGAGAGATACTGAAATCAATGGACAACGTGGGGCCGATTTACAACGAGCTGGGGGTCACCAACAGCCCGTCGTTCACGGAAAAAGCCAGCGACAGCCTGTTGACTGGGCGGGTCAAGGCCGGTCTGGTCGAGATTCGCGAGCTGTCGACCAATGCATTCAAGGTGGTGAGCGAGCGTGGAACCGTCTATTTGATGGGTCGCGTTACGCAAAAAGAAGCTGACATGGCCACTGAAGTGGCTCGTACCACCAAGGGCGCCATGCGTGTGGTGCGGGTGATGGAAATTTTGTCGGAAGAGGAACTGGCGCGCCTGCCCGTCGCCCGATAA
- a CDS encoding NAD(P)-dependent oxidoreductase: MNTIADRSYDSVASQRVAFIGLGVMGLPMAGHLAKAGHTVTVYNRSASKAKAWVAEFGGDAKATPREAAKGADIVFACVGNDDDLRAITLGADGAFAGMEPGSVFVDHTTASANVARELCGAAKTLGLAFIDAPVSGGQAGAQNGALTVMCGGDTVAFDKVRPVGMAFAKAFTLMGESGAGQLTKMVNQICIAGLVQGLSEAIAFGQKAGLNMEQALGVIGKGAAQSWQLDNRGKTMVNNQFDFGFAVDWMRKDLGLVLEEAKRNGARLPVTALVDQFYADLQAQGDNRLDTSSLIKRLR, encoded by the coding sequence ATGAACACCATCGCCGACCGCTCCTACGACTCCGTCGCCTCCCAACGCGTGGCCTTTATCGGCCTGGGCGTCATGGGTCTTCCCATGGCTGGCCATCTGGCCAAGGCGGGCCACACTGTGACCGTCTACAACCGCTCTGCCTCCAAAGCGAAGGCCTGGGTCGCGGAGTTTGGTGGCGACGCCAAAGCCACCCCCCGTGAGGCGGCCAAAGGTGCAGACATCGTTTTTGCCTGCGTAGGCAACGATGACGACTTGCGGGCCATCACGCTGGGCGCCGATGGCGCTTTCGCGGGTATGGAGCCCGGATCGGTGTTTGTGGACCACACCACCGCATCAGCCAATGTGGCGCGTGAGCTCTGCGGCGCCGCAAAAACACTGGGATTGGCCTTCATCGACGCGCCCGTTTCGGGTGGCCAGGCGGGCGCCCAAAATGGCGCACTCACGGTGATGTGTGGCGGTGATACCGTGGCCTTTGACAAAGTCAGACCCGTGGGCATGGCCTTTGCGAAGGCCTTCACGCTCATGGGTGAAAGCGGCGCGGGCCAACTCACCAAGATGGTCAACCAGATCTGTATTGCAGGTTTGGTACAAGGCCTCTCCGAGGCCATCGCCTTTGGTCAGAAGGCTGGCCTGAACATGGAGCAGGCCTTGGGCGTCATCGGCAAGGGTGCAGCACAGAGCTGGCAACTCGATAACCGGGGCAAAACCATGGTGAACAACCAGTTCGACTTTGGCTTCGCCGTGGACTGGATGCGCAAGGATCTGGGTCTGGTGCTGGAAGAGGCCAAGCGCAATGGTGCACGCTTGCCCGTCACCGCCCTGGTCGACCAGTTCTACGCCGATTTACAGGCCCAGGGCGACAACCGCCTTGACACCTCCAGCCTGATCAAGCGTTTGCGCTGA
- a CDS encoding PilT/PilU family type 4a pilus ATPase has protein sequence MERDQASKFINDLLKLMVSRKGSDLFLTADFPPAIKVDGKVVKVSPQPLNAVHTMSLARAIMNDKQAAEFERTKECNFAISPPQIGRFRVSTFIQQGKVGMVLRTIPAILPTIDGMGLPQVMKDVVLSKRGLCILVGATGSGKSTSLAAMVDWRNEHTQGHIITIEDPIEFVHPHKNCVVTQREVGLDTDNWEAALHNTLRQAPDVILMGEIRTRETMEHAIQFSETGHLCLATLHANSANQALDRIINFFPEERRPQLLMDLSLNLRSLISQRLVPRQDNKGRFAAVEVMLNSPLISDLIFKGEVAEIKEVMKKSTNIGMQTFDQALFKAFEANLITLEDALRNADSLNDLRLQIKLNSTRAKSLDLAAGTEHLEIM, from the coding sequence ATGGAACGCGATCAGGCATCCAAGTTCATCAACGATTTGCTCAAGCTGATGGTCAGCCGCAAGGGCAGCGACCTGTTTTTGACCGCTGACTTTCCGCCCGCCATCAAGGTCGATGGCAAGGTGGTGAAGGTGTCGCCGCAACCGCTCAACGCGGTGCACACCATGTCGCTGGCGCGCGCGATCATGAATGACAAGCAGGCGGCCGAGTTCGAACGCACCAAGGAGTGCAATTTCGCCATTTCGCCACCCCAGATTGGCCGCTTCCGTGTCAGTACCTTCATCCAGCAAGGCAAAGTCGGCATGGTGCTGCGGACCATCCCCGCCATCCTGCCCACGATCGACGGCATGGGGTTGCCCCAGGTGATGAAGGATGTGGTGCTGTCCAAGCGCGGTTTGTGTATTCTGGTGGGCGCCACCGGTTCCGGTAAATCCACCTCGCTGGCAGCCATGGTGGACTGGCGCAACGAACACACCCAGGGCCACATCATCACGATTGAAGACCCGATCGAGTTCGTGCACCCCCACAAGAACTGCGTGGTCACGCAGCGCGAAGTGGGTCTGGACACCGACAACTGGGAAGCCGCCCTGCACAACACCCTGCGCCAGGCGCCCGACGTGATTCTCATGGGCGAAATTCGCACCCGGGAGACCATGGAACACGCCATCCAGTTCTCGGAGACCGGTCACCTGTGCCTGGCCACGCTGCACGCCAACAGCGCCAACCAGGCGCTGGACCGCATCATCAACTTTTTCCCGGAAGAGCGCCGTCCACAACTGCTGATGGACTTGTCGCTCAACCTGCGTTCCCTGATCTCCCAGCGCCTGGTGCCCCGCCAGGACAACAAAGGCCGGTTCGCGGCCGTCGAGGTGATGTTGAACTCACCCCTGATCTCCGACCTGATTTTCAAAGGCGAAGTGGCCGAGATCAAGGAGGTCATGAAAAAGAGCACCAACATCGGCATGCAGACCTTCGATCAGGCGCTGTTCAAGGCCTTCGAAGCCAACCTCATCACGCTGGAAGACGCCCTGCGAAACGCCGACTCCCTCAACGACTTGCGGCTGCAGATCAAGCTCAACAGCACGCGCGCCAAATCGCTGGATCTGGCCGCTGGTACCGAGCACCTGGAGATCATGTAA
- a CDS encoding type IV pilus twitching motility protein PilT: MDITQLLAFSVKNKASDLHLSAGLPPMIRVHGDVRRINVEPLDHKAVHSMVYDIMNDSQRKQYEEFLECDFSFEIEGLARFRVNAFNHNRGAGAVFRTIPSKVLTLEQLNAPKIFGDLALRPRGLVLVTGPTGSGKSTTLAAMVNHLNETEYGHILTVEDPVEFVHDSKKCLVNQREVGPHTLSFANALRSALREDPDAILVGEMRDLETIRLAMTAAETGHLVFGTLHTSSAAKTIDRIIDVFPAEEKDMVRAMLSESLVAVISQTLCKLKDGSGRVAAHEVMIGTSAIRNLIREAKVAQMYSAIQTGSGVGMSTLDQNLTDLVRRNVISPGEARSKAKIPENFPG, encoded by the coding sequence ATGGACATCACGCAACTGCTCGCCTTCAGCGTCAAGAACAAAGCTTCGGATTTGCACCTCTCTGCAGGTCTGCCTCCAATGATACGGGTGCACGGTGACGTGCGCCGCATCAACGTGGAGCCCCTGGACCACAAGGCTGTTCACAGCATGGTGTACGACATCATGAACGACAGCCAGCGCAAACAATACGAGGAGTTCCTGGAGTGCGACTTCTCGTTCGAGATCGAAGGCCTGGCACGTTTCCGCGTGAATGCCTTCAACCACAACCGGGGCGCAGGTGCCGTGTTCCGGACCATTCCCAGCAAGGTGCTCACACTGGAGCAGCTCAACGCGCCCAAGATCTTTGGCGATCTGGCGCTGCGCCCACGCGGCCTCGTGCTTGTGACCGGGCCCACCGGTTCGGGCAAGTCGACCACGCTGGCGGCCATGGTCAACCACCTCAACGAAACCGAATACGGCCACATCCTCACCGTCGAAGACCCGGTGGAATTTGTGCACGACTCCAAGAAATGCCTGGTCAACCAGCGTGAAGTCGGTCCGCACACGCTGAGCTTTGCGAATGCGCTGCGCTCGGCTTTGCGTGAAGATCCCGACGCCATTCTGGTTGGCGAAATGCGCGATCTGGAAACCATTCGCCTGGCCATGACCGCCGCCGAAACCGGCCACCTGGTGTTCGGCACCCTGCACACATCCAGCGCGGCCAAAACCATCGACCGGATCATTGACGTGTTCCCGGCCGAAGAAAAGGACATGGTTCGCGCCATGTTGTCGGAATCCCTGGTGGCCGTGATTTCCCAAACCCTGTGCAAGCTGAAAGACGGCAGCGGTCGTGTGGCGGCCCACGAGGTCATGATCGGCACCAGCGCCATCCGCAACCTGATCCGCGAAGCCAAGGTGGCACAGATGTACTCTGCCATCCAGACCGGCAGCGGAGTGGGCATGTCAACGCTGGACCAAAACCTCACCGACCTGGTGCGCCGCAACGTGATCAGTCCCGGCGAAGCCCGCAGCAAAGCAAAGATTCCAGAAAACTTCCCCGGGTAG
- a CDS encoding YggS family pyridoxal phosphate-dependent enzyme, whose amino-acid sequence MTTIEANLQTQRRRMALACQQADRDVTAVTLLAVSKTFGPDAVAQAIAAGQHAFGENYIQEGVDKVQALRASHPEAPLQWHCIGPIQSNKSRSVAEHFDWVQSVDRLKIAQRLSEQRPALLPPLQVCLQVNVDGGENKSGVLPDELPALATAVALLPRLRLRGLMCIPEPAPDFESQRALFLRCTALFDAMRHEHGAAVDTLSMGMSDDLEAAVAAGATMVRVGRGIFGSRPARA is encoded by the coding sequence ATGACGACGATTGAAGCCAATCTCCAAACGCAACGCCGACGTATGGCCCTGGCCTGTCAACAAGCGGATCGAGATGTGACAGCGGTCACGTTGCTGGCCGTGTCCAAAACCTTTGGACCCGATGCGGTGGCACAGGCCATTGCTGCGGGGCAACATGCTTTTGGTGAAAATTACATCCAGGAGGGGGTGGACAAAGTCCAGGCCTTGCGGGCCAGCCATCCCGAAGCCCCTCTTCAATGGCATTGCATCGGGCCCATTCAGAGCAACAAGTCGCGGTCGGTGGCCGAGCACTTTGACTGGGTTCAATCGGTGGATCGCCTCAAAATTGCCCAGCGCCTGAGCGAACAGCGTCCTGCGCTTTTGCCACCGCTTCAGGTGTGCCTGCAGGTCAATGTGGACGGTGGCGAGAACAAGTCGGGCGTATTGCCCGATGAGCTGCCCGCTTTGGCGACTGCGGTGGCCCTTTTGCCTCGGCTGCGTTTGCGCGGCTTGATGTGCATCCCCGAGCCGGCGCCCGATTTTGAAAGCCAGCGCGCCTTGTTCTTGCGTTGCACGGCCCTGTTCGATGCCATGCGGCATGAGCATGGCGCCGCTGTCGACACCTTGTCCATGGGCATGAGCGACGATCTGGAGGCCGCTGTCGCGGCAGGGGCAACCATGGTGCGCGTGGGGCGGGGCATCTTCGGCTCCCGCCCGGCCCGGGCCTGA
- a CDS encoding DUF3617 domain-containing protein translates to MITKCTRSHTLAILALLAATAAPAMAQNVQPGLWAIENKIGGNPEMEKAMAQMQAQLAAMPPAQRKQMEAIMGKSGVSMASSGAMAVKVCMTPEMVKRQQMPTQTQGDCTSKIDSQTGNTLKISFTCSNPVSSGQGIYTFESDKAYTMKMDIKNQDGGTTRNMTMDAKGQWLSADCGSVKPLTLPAQ, encoded by the coding sequence TTGATCACGAAATGCACACGCAGCCACACGCTCGCCATCCTGGCACTTCTGGCCGCAACCGCTGCGCCGGCCATGGCACAAAACGTCCAGCCCGGCTTGTGGGCCATCGAAAACAAGATCGGTGGCAACCCCGAAATGGAAAAGGCCATGGCGCAGATGCAGGCCCAGCTCGCGGCCATGCCACCAGCCCAGCGCAAGCAAATGGAAGCCATCATGGGCAAGAGTGGCGTCAGCATGGCCTCCAGCGGCGCGATGGCGGTCAAGGTTTGCATGACGCCCGAGATGGTGAAGCGCCAACAGATGCCCACCCAGACGCAGGGTGACTGCACCAGCAAGATCGATTCGCAAACCGGGAACACGCTAAAAATCAGCTTCACCTGCAGCAACCCCGTGTCCAGCGGGCAAGGCATCTACACCTTTGAGAGCGACAAGGCGTACACCATGAAGATGGACATCAAAAACCAGGACGGTGGCACGACGCGCAACATGACCATGGACGCCAAAGGCCAGTGGCTGTCTGCCGATTGCGGCAGCGTCAAGCCCCTCACCCTGCCTGCCCAATAA